The Corynebacterium mycetoides genome includes the window CTGACGGAACCTGCTTTGCGCGATACGCCGGGGGCATCCCCTGATCAAAATTCGCTGATTTTGCCCCCGAAACTTAGTGGTTTTACTAACGTAACAAAAATGAATCTCCGCCCCCGCCTCAGCACGGCCGCAGCCGCCGCAGCTCTCGCGCTCAGCGTGGTCGCCGCGCCCTCAGCCTCGGCCCAAAGCTCCGTCAACCCGAGCCCGCAGCAGCTTGTCGACGGCGTCGCGCACGCCGCCACAACTGCCGCAGACTCCCTCTTGCACGGCTACGACCCCTTCTACGACGAGCCCGTTGCCGACCTCGGCGCGCCCGGCACGCTGCTGCGCACCCAGGACGCCCCCCACCTGCTCAACGTCCTCGGCCCCGACTTCCCCGGCTCCGCCACGAAGATTCTCTACACCTCCACCACCGTCCACGGGCAGGCCGTGGCCACTTCCGGGTTCGTCATCGAACCCGCCAACCCCTGGCAGGGCGAAGGTCCGACCCCGACCATCGTCTTCGCGCCCGGCACCCGCGGGGCGGGCGACGCCTGCGCCCCCTCGCGCGGGCCGTGGTTCACAGCCCGGATCGATGCGACGAAGCCCGCGGCCAGTCTGAACTACGAGCTCGGCTCCTACTACGCCGCCAGCCTGCTGGGGATGCGCGTGGTTGTGGTGGACTACATCGGGCTGGGAACCCCCGGGGCGCACACCTACGTGCTTCACGACGAGGAGGGCCACGCGATGCTCGACGCCGCGCGCGCCGTGGTCCCGTCCGGCGACCCCGTCGGGTTCTACGGCTACTCCCAGGGCGGGGGCGCCGCCGCGGCCGCGGCCGAAATGCACCCGACGTACGCGCCGGAGCTCAACATCAAGGGCACGTTCGCGGGCGCTCCCCCCGCAGACCTCCTGGCCACCATCGACGGCGTGGACACCTCTCTCATCGCCGCCGTTCTGGGCTACGCAGCCAACGGCTGGCTGGCGCGCTACCCCGAGTTCGAGACCCTCTTGTCCGACATCTCCAACGACCGCGGGATCGCGTTCTTTGCGGACACCGCCAACTCGTGCATCCCCGACGACGCCTTGAGGTGGGCCATGACCGACACCAGGACGCTGACCAAGGACGGCAGGTCGCTGCGAGAAGTCGTCGAGGACGCGCCCGCCATCGCGAAACTCTTCGACGACCAGAAGCTCGGCCGGGTCGCCCCGACGACACCCATCCTCGTGTCCACCGGCGGGAACGACACGGAGGTGCCCAGCTCGCAGGTGATCGCGCTGGCGCGCGACTACTGCGCCGTCGGGGCCAACTCGACCCTGCTCAACGAGAACGTCCCCGCGTTCACGCCCGGGAAGAAGTACGCGCTCAATCACGCCGCCGGAATGTTCACGCAGGCCGCGCCGTCGTTCATCTGGATGCTCGACCGGTTCAACGGAATCCCCGCGGCGTCGAACTGCGGCACCTTCTAGGCCGCCTCAACAAACACAACAAAACTGCCCTCCCCCCGCCGAGCTGGCGGGGGGAGGGCAGTTGTCTGCGGGGCGCTGCCGCCTTACAGCGGCGACCCGGCGCCGGCGGGGCCGCGGCCCTCGCCGCGGTCGTCGGCCGAGCCCTCAGCGAGCACCTCTTCCGGGGCGTCCGGCTCGTCGGACGGGCCGTTCCCGGTGGTGCCGCCCGGGTTTTCTACCGGGGAGTCCGCCTCCGACTGCGGGGCGATGTCGCGCACGTCCTCGATTTCCCCGACGTCGAACGTGTCGGCCGGCAGCGGCTTCGGGCGCGGGGTGAACGTGAACTTCGCGTCCTCCGCCACCTTGCCGCGCTCGCGCTTGGCGGACTCGACGTCGCCGTCCCAGTTCTCCACGTCTACCGTGATGATCTCACCGGCACCGATCTCGCCGTAGAGGATCTTCTCGGACAAGACGTCCTCGATCTCGCGCTGGATCGTGCGGCGCAGCGGACGGGCGCCGAGCACGGGGTCGAAGCCGCGCAGGGCGAGCAG containing:
- a CDS encoding lipase family protein, producing the protein MNLRPRLSTAAAAAALALSVVAAPSASAQSSVNPSPQQLVDGVAHAATTAADSLLHGYDPFYDEPVADLGAPGTLLRTQDAPHLLNVLGPDFPGSATKILYTSTTVHGQAVATSGFVIEPANPWQGEGPTPTIVFAPGTRGAGDACAPSRGPWFTARIDATKPAASLNYELGSYYAASLLGMRVVVVDYIGLGTPGAHTYVLHDEEGHAMLDAARAVVPSGDPVGFYGYSQGGGAAAAAAEMHPTYAPELNIKGTFAGAPPADLLATIDGVDTSLIAAVLGYAANGWLARYPEFETLLSDISNDRGIAFFADTANSCIPDDALRWAMTDTRTLTKDGRSLREVVEDAPAIAKLFDDQKLGRVAPTTPILVSTGGNDTEVPSSQVIALARDYCAVGANSTLLNENVPAFTPGKKYALNHAAGMFTQAAPSFIWMLDRFNGIPAASNCGTF